A portion of the Oncorhynchus masou masou isolate Uvic2021 chromosome 11, UVic_Omas_1.1, whole genome shotgun sequence genome contains these proteins:
- the ska2 gene encoding spindle and kinetochore-associated protein 2 — protein METAVDKLEAMFQKAEADMEYMEKRLRLDFLTNVPENSAAEENPVKLLENLSAIKTRHAALCTQVQEIAAEQKQSMDSIRVHLDTTVQLVQQLQQAADVELPTLTETEQESAEFLGLSVNQNTAEVPMSMELQAQELPRSSREGEFEELSEATLEAVPCSMRANVKLASLNAFYKQLHEYFSFRKNSGALSLQKMKQMNMKVSDAKLKTLQHLSLIELDKKGHVRLLM, from the exons TTCCAGAAGGCAGAGGCTGACATGGAGTACATGGAGAAGCGGCTACGGCTGGATTTCCTGACTAATGTTCCAGAGAACAGTGCAGCAGAG gaaaaccctgtgAAGCTGCTGGAGAACCTGTCAGCCATCAAGACGAGGCATGCGGCCCTGTGCACACAAGTGCAGGAGATCGCAGCCGAGCAGAAGCAATCAATGGACTCCATACGAGTGCACCTCGACACCACTGTGCAGCTGGTGCAACAGTTACAGCAGGCTGCTGACGTTGAG CTTCCAACACTGACTGAGACTGAGCAGGAGTCTGCAGAGTTCCTTGGTTTATCAGTCAATCAAAACACAGCAGAG GTACCGATGTCTATGGAGCTTCAAGCCCAAGAGCTGCCTCGTT CCTCGAGGGAGGGCGAGTTTGAGGAGCTGAGTGAAGCCACACTGGAGGCAGTGCCGTGCAGCATGCGTGCCAACGTCAAGCTGGCCAGCCTCAATGCCTTCTACAAGCAGCTGCACGAGTACTTCTCCTTCAGAAAAAACAG TGGTGCCCTCAGTTTGCAGAAGATGAAGCAGATGAACATGAAGGTTAGCGACGCCAAGCTGAAGACGTTGCAGCACCTCTCTCTCATTGAGTTAGACAAGAAAGGGCATGTTCGTCTGCTAATGTGA